Proteins found in one Takifugu rubripes chromosome 15, fTakRub1.2, whole genome shotgun sequence genomic segment:
- the sptbn2 gene encoding spectrin family protein isoform X6 yields the protein MSTISPTDFDSLEIQQQYNDINNRWDLAAETDWDNENSSARLFERSRIKALAEMAMDWGHRDREPGLSPAAFVNQVQYSNILEGRFKQLQDEREAVQKKTFTKWVNSHLGRVTCRIGDLYTDLRDGRMLIRLLEVLSGEQLPRPTKGRMRIHCLENVDKALQFLKEQKVHLENMGSHDIVDGNHRLTLGLIWTIILRFQIQDISVETEDNKEKKSAKDALLLWCQMKTAGYPNVNIHNFTTSWRDGLAFNAIVHKHRPDLIDFENLKRSNAHYNLQNAFNVAEKELGLTKLLDPEDVNVDQPDEKSIITYVATYYHYFSKMKALAVEGKRIGKVLDYAIEADQLIEKYETLASELLQWIEQTIVTLNDRQLANSLSGVQNQLQAFNSYRTVEKPPKFTEKGNLEVLLFTIQSKMRANNQKVYMPKEGKLISDINKAWERLEKAEHERELALRNELIRQEKLEMLAARFDRKAAMRETWLSENQRLVSQDNFGTNLGAVEAATRKHEAIETDIGAYWERVAAVQAVARELEAENYHDVRRVVARRDNVLRLWEYLKELLAARRERLNAHRDLQRLFQEMRYIMDWMGDMKSRLQSPDSGKHLHDVLDLLQKHTLVEADISAQAERIKGVQGAAQRFTSYEQAYKPCEPGLVSEKVDLLGQAYEELGQLAVKRREQLEDSRRLWQFLWDVGEEAAWIREQEQILASGDCGRDLTSALHLLSKHEAFTDEMAARYGPLSNSIAVGEALIKEGHFGAPEVSERVEDIRGQWNHLEETTKLREQSLKESVALHQFQTDANDMEAWIMETFRQVSSQEVGHDEFSTQTLARKQREIEEEIKSHRPLIDSLHEQAQALPQAFVHFPEVDGRLPAIEQRYEELESLSAARRQALEGALALYRMFSEAGACLLWVEEKEQWLHGMEIPTKLEDLEVVQQRFDTLEPEMNNLGARVTDVNQVAEQLLSSDNRNKDQIHQTRDQLKNRWKEFEQLAGQKKEDLESALNIQNYHLECNEIQTWMKEKTKVIESTQGLGNDLAGVMALQRKLTGMERDLEAIQGKLDDLRTEAEKLAKEHPDQAGEIQGRLTEIQEVWEDLNDTMKRREESLGEASKLQGFLRDLDDFQTWLSRTQTAVASEDIPTSLPEAESLLAQHESIKNEVDNYKEDYEKMRAVGEEVTQGQTDAQHMFLAQRLQALDTGWHELRRMWENRHSLLAQAFDFQTFLRDAKQAETFLNSQEYVLSHTEMPTSLQGAEEAIKKHEDFLTTTEASEEKITGVVESGRRLINDSNANSDKIQEKVDSIQERHRKNKEAANELLTKLKDNRELQHFLQDGQELTLWINEKMLTAQDMSYDEARNLHSKWQKHQAFMAELASNKDWLDKIDKEGQALVAEKPELKPVVEQTLQDLQRQWEELEGTTQTKAQCLFDANRAELFTQSCSALDVWLKNLEGQLQSDDYGKDLTSVNILLKKHQMLEHQMEVREKEVQSLQSQALALSQEDAGLTEVDGQQRRVTDTFANLQEPLNLRRQQLLASKEAHQFNRDLEDEILWVKERMPLATSTDHGKDLPTVQLLIKKNQTLQKEIQGHQPRIDDIDRRSKTQSQVDGERQSVQEERLGELQDLWNQLIAETDKRHTRLIEANRAQQFYTDAAEAEAWMGEQELHMMSEEKAKDEQSALVMVKKHQSLEQALEDYAQTIHQLANSSRLMVNSEHPESERITLRQAQVDKLYAGLKDLAEERRGRLQERLRLTQLKREVDDLEQWIAEREVVAGSHELGQDYEHVTMLRDKFREFARDTSTIGQERVDGVNALADDLIESGHPENASVAEWKDGLNEAWADLLELIDTRTQMLAASYELHRFHQDATEVLGRIKEKREGLPSDLGRDLNTVQHLHRQHNTFENDIQALSGQVNQVQDDAARLQKAYAGEKADDIQRSEHAVTSAWEGLLDAGQARRVLLLDTVEKFRFFNMVRDLMLWMDGVNLQIDAHDSPRDVSSAGLVIANHQDIKSEIETRADSFTACIEMGNTLLNNNHYASDEIREKLIQLQEKRDKINKKWQDKMDHLQIVLEVLQFGRDAYIAESWLAGQEPLVRAAELGANVDEVESLIKRHEAFEKLAVGWEDRFVLLEKLTTLEEQEMQRRREEEERARRPPTPPPAEEAADITESHVHDSAARTSLDQTTLNQSVSVNGVHSDNDTSQGSESESVNGPGRDSGLASSRLEPSATLPNRGGAESGPETMEGMLNRKQEMESHSKKAATRSWQNVYCVLRKGSLGFYKDGKSASNGIPYHGEVPISLAEAVCEVAHDYKKRKHVFKLRLGDGKEFLFQAKDEAEMSSWIRSILASVPSGGGDSPGGPRALSRAMTMPPISPSSAEGGGVTMRNKDGKDKDREKRFSFFGKKK from the exons ATGAGCACCATCTCACCCACAGACTTCGACAGCCTGGAGATCCAGCAGCAGTACAACGACATCAACAACCGCTGGGACCTGGCGGCAGAGACCGACTGGGACAATGAGAACAGTTCGGCGCGTCTTTTCGAGCGCTCGCGCATCAAGGCTCTCGCAG AAATGGCCATGGACTGGGGCCACAGGGACAGAGAGCCCGGTTTGTCCCCAGCAGCATTTGTTAATCAGGTGCAATACTCTAATATCCTGGAAGGACGGTTTAAACAGCTGCAAG ATGAGCGTGAAGCAGTACAGAAGAAGACCTTCACCAAGTGGGTGAACTCCCACTTAGGACGAGTGACATGTCGAATCGGCGACTTGTACACAGACCTACGGGATGGCCGCATGCTTATCCGCCTTCTGGAAGTGCTCTCAGGAGAACAGCTG CCAAGGCCAACCAAAGGCCGCATGCGAATCCACTGCCTGGAGAATGTTGACAAAGCGCTGCAGTTTCTTAAGGAGCAAAAGGTTCATCTTGAAAATATGGGCTCTCATGACATTGTGGACGGTAATCACCGTCTCACCCTGGGCCTCATCTGGACCATCATCCTTCGCTTTCAG ATCCAAGACATTAGcgtggagacagaagacaacAAGGAGAAGAAATCAGCTAAAGACGCCTTGTTGCTTTGGTGCCAAATGAAGACTGCTGG ATACCCCAATGTCAACATCCACAACTTCACCACCAGCTGGAGGGATGGCCTCGCGTTCAATGCCATTGTGCACAAACACAG ACCTGACTTAATTGACTTTGAAAACCTGAAGAGGTCGAATGCTCATTACAATCTCCAGAATGCTTTCAATGTGGCTGAGAAGGAACTGGGACTTACTAAGCTTCTGGACCCTGAAG ATGTTAATGTTGATCAGCCTGATGAAAAGTCCATCATTACTTATGTGGCGACCTACTACCATTACTTCTCCAAGATGAAGGCCCTGGCAGTAGAGGGCAAAAGAATCGGCAAG GTGCTGGACTACGCTATTGAGGCAGACCAGTTGATAGAGAAATATGAGACCTTAGCCTCAGAGCTGCTTCAGTGGATTGAACAGACCATAGTGACCCTGAATGACCGGCAGCTTGCTAACTCTCTGAGTGGAGTGCAGAACCAGCTCCAGGCTTTCAACTCCTACAGGACTGTGGAGAAACCCCCCAA ATTTACAGAGAAAGGAAATCTGGAAGTTCTCCTCTTTACTATCCAGAGCAAAATGAGAGCAAACAATCAGAAAGTCTACATGCCAAAAGAGGGCAAACTCATCTCTGACATCAACAAG GCCTGGGAGAGACTGGAAAAGGCCGAGCATGAGCGAGAGTTGGCCCTAAGAAATGAGTTGATTCGCCAGGAGAAACTGGAAATGCTCGCTGCACGGTTCGACCGCAAAGCAGCTATGAGGGAGACGTGGCTGAGCGAGAACCAACGGTTGGTCTCCCAG gaCAACTTTGGAACTAATTTGGGAGCAGTGGAAGCTGCCACACGTAAACATGAGGCCATTGAAACTGATATCGGGGCATATTGGGAGCGCGTGGCTGCTGTACAAGCTGTTGCTAGAGAGCTTGAAGCAGAGAACTACCATGATGTAAGGCGCGTAGTTGCTAGAAGGGATAATGTACTTCGCCTGTGGGAGTATCTGAAAGAGCTGCTAGCTGCACGAAGAGAGCGGCTAAATGCTCACCGTGATCTGCAGAGACTGTTTCAAGAGATGCGCTACATTATGGACTGGATGGGAGATATGAAG AGTCGTCTGCAGTCTCCAGACAGTGGCAAACATCTGCATGATGTGTTAGACCTGCTACAGAAACACACCCTGGTGGAGGCTGATATTTCAGCCCAGGCAGAGAGGATCAAGGGTGTGCAGGGAGCTGCACAGCGCTTCACTTCTTATGAACAGG CCTACAAACCATGCGAGCCAGGATTAGTTAGCGAGAAGGTTGACCTGCTGGGCCAGGCTTATGAGGAACTTGGACAGCTTGCTGTAAAACGCAGAGAGCAGCTAGAGGATTCACGCCGCCTGTGGCAGTTCCTATGGGATGTTGGAGAGGAGGCAGCTTGGATCCGAGAACAGGAGCAGATCCTGGCCAGTGGAGACTGTGGTCGTGACCTCACGTCTGCCCTTCACCTTCTCAGTAAACATGAAGCTTTCACAGATGAGATGGCAGCTCGGTATGGCCCTCTGAGTAACAGcattgctgttggagaagctttGATTAAGGAGGGACATTTTGGAGCCCCAGAGGTCAGCGAGAGAGTTGAAGATATCCGTGGGCAGTGGAATCATCTGGAAGAA ACAACCAAGCTGAGAGAGCAGAGCCTTAAGGAATCAGTGGCACTGCACCAATTCCAAACAGATGCCAATGACATGGAAGCATGGATCATGGAGACATTTAGGCAGGTGTCTAGTCAGGAGGTGGGTCATGACGAGTTCTCCACCCAAACATTGGCTCGCAAACAAAGGGAGATCGAGGAAGAAATCAAGAGCCACCGTCCCCTTATTGATTCGCTACACGAGCAGGCCCAAGCATTGCCGCAGGCCTTTGTTCACTTCCCTGAG GTGGATGGACGTTTGCCTGCCATTGAGCAGCGCTACGAAGAACTGGAGTCTCTGTCGGCTGCACGGCGTCAAGCCCTTGAGGGTGCGTTGGCACTCTACCGCATGTTTAGTGAAGCTGGTGCCTGCCTGCTCTGGgtggaggaaaaggagcagTGGTTGCACGGCATGGAGATCCCAACCAAACTGGAAGACTTGGAAGTCGTGCAGCAGAG GTTTGACACCCTGGAACCTGAGATGAATAACCTCGGCGCTCGTGTCACTGATGTGAATCAGGTAGCCGAGCAGCTCCTGAGTTCCGACAACCGTAACAAAGACCAAATTCATCAGACACGAGACCAACTGAAGAACAG ATGGAAGGAGTTTGAGCAACTGGCTGGTCAAAAGAAAGAAGACCTAGAATCTGCCCTTAATATCCAGAACTACCACCTGGAGTGTAATGAGATCCAAACTTGGATGAAGGAAAAGACCAAAGTGATTGAATCCACTCAAGGCCTGGGCAATGACCTGGCTGGAGTGATGGCACTACAGCGCAAACTCACGGGGATGGAGAGGGACCTGGAGGCCATTCAG GGCAAATTGGATGACCTaagaacagaagcagaaaagctgGCCAAGGAACATCCAGATCAGGCTGGAGAGATCCAGGGTCGTCTGACAGAGATTCAAGAAGTGTGGGAGGACTTGAACGACACCATGAAACGTCGTGAGGAGTCACTGGGTGAAGCCAGCAAGCTGCAGGGCTTCCTTAGGGATTTGGATGATTTCCAAACCTGGTTGTCTCGCACCCAGACAGCAGTGGCTTCAGAAGATATTCCTACCTCTCTTCCTGAGGCGGAGAGTTTGCTTGCCCAGCACGAGAGTATAAAGAATGAGGTGGACAACTATAAGGAGGACTATGAGAAGATGCGAGCAGTTGGTGAAGAGGTGACCCAAGGTCAGACAGATGCTCAGCACATGTTCCTGGCCCAAAGGCTCCAGGCACTAGATACCGGCTGGCATGAGCTGCGGCGCATGTGGGAGAATCGCCACAGTCTTTTGGCTCAAGCCTTTGACTTCCAGACCTTCTTGAGAGATGCAAAGCAGGCTGAGACGTTCCTCAATAGCCAG GAGTATGTGCTATCCCACACAGAGATGCCCACCAGTCTCCAGGGAGCCGAGGAGGCTATAAAGAAGCATGAAGATTTCCTCACGACCACAGAAGCCAGTGAGGAGAAGATAACTGGGGTTGTGGAGTCTGGACGGCGTCTCATTAATGACTCCAATGCAAACTCTGATAAGATCCAGGAAAAAGTTGATTCCATCCAAGAAAG GCATCGTAAAAATAAGGAAGCAGCAAATGAGTTACTTACCAAGCTCAAGGACAACCGTGAGCTTCAACACTTCCTACAAGATGGACAGGAG CTCACACTGTGGATAAATGAAAAGATGCTGACAGCACAGGACATGTCTTATGATGAGGCCAGAAATCTTCACAGCAAATGGCAGAAACATCAGGCCTTCATGGCAGAATTGGCCTCCAACAAGGACTGGCTGGACAAAATTGATAAG GAGGGACAGGCCCTGGTGGCAGAGAAGCCTGAACTGAAGCCAGTGGTGGAGCAGACCCTTCAGGATCTACAACGGCAGTGGGAGGAGCTTGAGGGAACCACCCAGACCAAAGCCCAATGCTTGTTTGATGCTAACCGAGCAGAGCTCTTTACACAGAGCTGCTCTGCTTTGGATGTCTGGTTGAAAAACCTCGAAGGTCAGCTGCAAAGTGACGACTATGGAAAAGATTTGACCAGTGTCAACATCCTGCTTAAGAAGCACCAG ATGTTGGAGCACCAGATGGAGGTCAGAGAGAAGGAGGTACAGTCTCTCCAGTCCCAGGCTCTGGCCCTGTCCCAGGAAGATGCTGGACTCACTGAGGTTGATGGCCAGCAAAGACGTGTCACTGATACATTCGCCAACCTCCAAGAGCCTCTCAAtctgaggaggcagcagctACTAGCCTCCAAAGAAGCACATCAGTTTAACAGAGATCTTGAAGATGAAATT CTTTGGGTGAAAGAGAGGATGCCTCTGGCAACCTCCACGGACCATGGAAAAGACCTCCCAACTGTACAGCTGTTGATCAAAAAGAACCAG ACGTTGCAGAAAGAGATCCAGGGTCACCAGCCTCGCATCGATGATATTGACAGACGAAGTAAGACCCAGAGCCAGGTAGATGGTGAGAGACAGTCGGTTCAAGAGGAGCGCCTCGGTGAACTGCAGGACCTCTGGAACCAGCTAATTGCTGAAACAGACAAGCGTCACACCCGTCTAATAGAGGCCAATCGTGCACAGCAGTTCTATACtgatgcagcagaagcagaagcctGGATGGGAGAGCAGGAACTGCATATGATGTCTGAGGAAAAAGCCAAG GATGAACAAAGTGCATTAGTGATGGTCAAGAAGCACCAGAGTCTGGAGCAAGCACTGGAAGACTACGCCCAAACTATTCATCAATTAGCCAACAGCAGCCGTCTCATGGTCAACAGTGAACACCCAGAAAG TGAGCGAATCACCTTACGgcaagcacaggtggacaaacTGTATGCCGGTTTGAAAGATCTTGCCGAGGAGCGCCGTGGGCGGCTTCAGGAGAGGCTGCGACTGACTCAGCTTAAGCGGGAAGTGGATGACCTGGAGCAGTGGATCGCAGAGAGAGAAGTGGTCGCTGGTTCACACGAACTAGGACAAGACTATGAACATGTTACT ATGCTGAGGGACAAGTTCCGAGAGTTCGCTCGTGACACCAGCACCATCGGCCAAGAGCGCGTCGATGGTGTTAATGCACTGGCAGATGACTTGATTGAGTCAGGCCATCCTGAGAACGCCAGTGTTGCTGAGTGGAAGGACGGCTTAAACGAGGCTTGGGCCGATCTGCTGGAGCTGAtcgacacacgcacacagatgcTGGCGGCCTCGTACGAGCTGCACCGCTTCCACCAGGATGCCACGGAGGTGCTGGGGCGTAttaaagagaagagggaggggctGCCTTCTGACCTCGGTCGAGACCTGAACACCGTTCAGCATCTACACAGGCAGCAcaacacatttgaaaatgacatTCAGGCCCTGAGTGGACAG GTAAACCAGGTGCAGGATGATGCAGCACGGCTCCAGAAGGCTTATGCCGGGGAGAAAGCTGATGACATTCAGCGGAGTGAACATGCGGTGACGTCTGCTTGGGAGGGTCTTCTGGATGCTGGTCAGGCACGCAGGGTCCTCCTGCTGGACACAGTAGAGAAGTTCCGCTTCTTCAACATGGTGCGTGACCTTATGCTTTGGATGGATGGTGTCAACCTGCAGATTGATGCACATGACAGCCCCAG GGACGTGTCCTCTGCGGGACTGGTCATTGCCAATCATCAGGACATTAAATCAGAGATTGAAACCAGGGCAGACAGCTTTACTGCCTGTATTGAAATGGGAAATACTCTCCTCAACAATAATCACTATGCATCCGATGAG ATCAGAGAAAAGCTGATACAACTTCAGGAAAAGAGAGACAAGATCAACAAAAAGTGGCAAGACAAGATGGACCACTTACAAATTG TGCTGGAGGTGTTGCAGTTTGGGCGTGATGCTTACATAGCAGAATCCTGGTTGGCAGGCCAAGAACCTCTGGTGCGAGCAGCAGAGCTGGGGGCAAATGTAGATGAAGTTGAAAGCCTCATTAAGCGTCATGAGGCCTTTGAGAAGCTCGCTGTAGGCTGGGAGGATCGCTTTGTTCTGCTGGAAAAGCTCACCACA CTTGAGGAACAAGAGATGCAGAGGaggcgagaggaagaggagagagccCGGCGACCCCCCACACCGCCCccagctgaagaagctgcagataTCACAGAGAGTCACGTACATGATTCTGCAGCCAG AACCAGTCTGGACCAGACCACACTAAACCAGTCGGTATCGGTGAATGGCGTGCACAGCGACAATGACACATCACAG GGCTCCGAATCTGAGTCGGTGAACGGTCCAGGTAGGGACAGCGGGCTGGCATCCTCTCGCCTCGAGCCTTCGGCGACGTTACCGAACCGGGGCGGAGCAGAATCTGGGCCAGAAACCATGGAGGGGATGCTGAATCGAAAACAGGAGATGGAGTCCCACAGCAAAAAGGCAGCTACCAG GTCCTGGCAGAACGTCTACTGTGTCTTAAGAAAAGGAAGTCTTGGCTTCTATAAAGATGGAAAAAGTGCAAGCAATGGCATCCCATACCACGGAGAGGTGCCCATCAGCCTTGCTGAGGCTGTGTGTGAGGTGGCTCATGACTATAAGAAGAGGAAACACGTCTTCAAGCTCAG GCTGGGGGATGGAAAAGAGTTCCTGTTCCAAGCAAAGGATGAG GCTGAAATGAGCTCCTGGATTCGTTCCATCCTGGCCTCCGTTccatcaggaggaggagacTCCCCAGGAGGTCCCCGGGCACTCAGCCGCGCCATGACCATGCCTCCCATCTCGCCCAGCTCTGCCGAGGGCGGAGGTGTTACCATGCGCAACAAAGACGGGAAAGACAAGGATCGGGAGAAGAGGTTCAGCTTCTTTGGCAAAAAGAAATAG